The Streptococcus oralis Uo5 genome includes a window with the following:
- the pbp3 gene encoding D-alanyl-D-alanine carboxypeptidase PBP3: MKKIILSFMTLLVFGTASTVSAQEFDVAAKHAIAVEATTGKILYEKDANQPVEIASITKLVTVYLVYEALEQGTISLSTPVDISDYPYKLTTNSEASNVPMEARNYTVEQLLEATMVSSANSAAIALAEKIAGSEKDFVDKMRAKLLEWGIQDATIVNTTGLNNETLGDNIYPGSKKDDENKLSAYDVAIVARNLIRDYPQVLEITKKPTSTFAGLEIHSTNYMLEGMPAYRGGIDGLKTGTTDKAGASFVGTTVEKGMRIITVVLNADQQDTNPYARFTATSALLDYISANFALKTVVQKGEAYNDSKVTVLDGKEDNVTAVAKSDISIVQRIGSATTPALQFTPKLTSEMAPLEEGKVVGTLTYEDQDLIGQGYLTADKPSFEMVSEKKVEKAFFLKVWWNQFIRFINEKL; this comes from the coding sequence ATGAAAAAAATAATTTTATCTTTTATGACACTTTTAGTTTTTGGAACAGCTTCTACTGTTTCTGCTCAGGAATTTGATGTTGCTGCTAAACATGCCATTGCTGTCGAGGCTACGACTGGAAAAATCCTTTATGAAAAAGATGCAAATCAGCCTGTAGAAATTGCTTCTATTACCAAACTAGTTACAGTTTATTTGGTCTATGAAGCTCTGGAACAAGGAACTATCAGCCTGTCTACACCCGTTGATATTTCAGACTATCCTTACAAACTTACAACTAATTCTGAGGCGAGTAACGTCCCAATGGAAGCTCGAAATTATACTGTTGAACAACTATTAGAGGCTACAATGGTATCCAGTGCAAACAGCGCTGCGATTGCACTAGCAGAAAAGATTGCTGGTTCTGAGAAAGACTTTGTAGACAAAATGAGGGCTAAACTTCTTGAATGGGGAATTCAAGATGCAACTATTGTAAACACTACTGGTTTAAATAATGAGACCCTTGGCGATAATATCTATCCAGGTTCAAAGAAAGACGATGAAAACAAGTTGAGTGCCTACGACGTTGCAATCGTCGCTCGTAACCTCATCCGAGATTATCCTCAAGTTTTGGAAATCACCAAAAAGCCAACTTCTACCTTTGCAGGACTTGAAATCCACTCAACCAACTATATGTTGGAGGGAATGCCTGCCTATCGTGGTGGAATTGATGGACTAAAGACAGGTACTACTGATAAAGCTGGTGCTTCATTCGTTGGAACAACTGTTGAGAAAGGGATGCGTATTATTACAGTTGTTTTAAATGCAGATCAACAAGATACCAACCCTTATGCGCGTTTTACCGCAACTTCTGCACTTTTAGATTATATTTCTGCAAACTTTGCCTTAAAAACCGTCGTTCAGAAAGGTGAAGCATACAACGATAGTAAAGTAACAGTTCTGGATGGTAAAGAAGATAATGTGACAGCTGTCGCTAAGTCAGACATTTCCATCGTCCAACGCATCGGAAGCGCTACTACACCAGCTCTCCAATTCACACCGAAATTAACATCAGAAATGGCTCCATTGGAAGAAGGAAAGGTTGTCGGTACTCTAACCTATGAAGATCAGGATTTGATTGGCCAGGGCTATCTCACTGCTGACAAACCATCTTTTGAAATGGTTTCTGAAAAGAAAGTAGAAAAAGCCTTCTTTTTGAAAGTTTGGTGGAATCAATTCATCCGCTTTATCAATGAAAAACTATAA